A window of Strigops habroptila isolate Jane chromosome 5, bStrHab1.2.pri, whole genome shotgun sequence contains these coding sequences:
- the CDK1 gene encoding cyclin-dependent kinase 1, which yields MDDYTKIEKIGEGTYGVVYKGRHKTTGQVVAMKKIRLESEEEGVPSTAIREISLLKELHHPNIVCLQDVLMQDSRLYLVFEFLSMDLKKYLDTIPSGQYLDRSRVKSYLYQILQGIVFCHSRRVLHRDLKPQNLLIDDKGVIKLADFGLARAFGIPVRVYTHEVVTLWYRSPEVLLGSARYSTPVDIWSIGTIFAELATKKPLFHGDSEIDQLFRIFRALGTPNNEVWPEVESLQDYKNTFPKWKPGSLGTHVKNLDEDGLDLLSKMLIYDPAKRISGKMALNHPYFDDLDKSTLPANLIKK from the exons ATGGATGATTACACAAAAATAGAGAAGATTGGGGAAG GTACCTATGGTGTTGTGTATAAAGGTCGGCACAAAACCACAGGCCAAGTGGTTGCAATGAAGAAAATACGTCTAGAAAGTGAGGAGGAAGGTGTTCCAAGTACTGCTATCCGAgaaatttctttattaaaagagCTGCATCATCCCAATATAGTCTG TCTTCAGGATGTTCTTATGCAGGATTCAAGACTGTACCTCGtctttgaatttctttccaTGGATCTCAAGAAATACTTGGATACTATTCCATCGGGCCAATATTTGGATCGTTCACGTGTTAAG AGTTACTTGTATCAAATCTTGCAAGGTATTGTCTTCTGCCATTCAAGAAGAGTTCTGCACAGAGACTTAAAACCTCAGAATCTCTTAATAGATGACAAAGGAGTGATTAAACTGGCAGACTTTGGATTGGCTCGAGCCTTTGGAATTCCAGTGCGGGTATACACTCATGAA GTAGTGACACTGTGGTACAGGTCTCCAGAAGTGTTGCTGGGATCTGCTCGTTACTCTACTCCTGTAGATATATGGAGCATAGGTACCATCTTTGCTGAGCTAGCAACTAAAAAGCCTCTTTTCCATGGGGACTCTGAGATAGACCAACTCTTCAGAATCTTCAG AGCTTTAGGGACCCCCAATAATGAGGTATGGCCTGAAGTGGAATCCCTGCAAGACTATAAAAACACATTCCCAAAATGGAAACCTGGCAGCCTTGGAACACATGTCAAAAACTTAGATGAAGATGGACTTGATCTGCTGTCT aaaatgttaatttatgATCCTGCAAAAAGAATTTCTGGCAAAATGGCCTTGAACCATCCTTATTTCGATGACTTGGACAAATCCACTCTTCCTGCTAATCTGATTAAGAAATAA